The proteins below come from a single Conger conger chromosome 10, fConCon1.1, whole genome shotgun sequence genomic window:
- the LOC133139444 gene encoding transmembrane protein 88-like — protein MCGIDVDLEDGGEEGKDQEEEEFGVGERVQMLPPPPAHSGPGVWGGRRGRGCCVVWGAGLALWNVGIAVVCVVIMAAVFALVLLPTITLLYVGFLCHSRVLHSPSPICRYLDDNSCSALIILGFVMMSPLVVVAAATFCGLAHRLRLFQLFQPMARARHRGGGLVWAWDEDLRAWV, from the exons ATGTGTGGGATAGATGTAGACCTGGaggatggaggagaagaggggaaggatcaggaggaggaggagtttgGAGTGGGGGAGCGGGTCCAGATgctgccccctcccccagcacACAGCGGACCGGGCGTTTGGGGAGGGAGACGAGGGCGGGGGTGTTGCGTGGTCTGGGGTGCGGGGCTGGCGCTGTGGAACGTTGGCATAGCCGTGGTGTGCGTGGTGATCATGGCAGCGGTGTTCGCCCTCGTTCTGCTGCCCACCATCACGCTCCTCTACGTTGGCTTCCTCTGTCACTCACGG GTTCTTCATTCTCCCTCCCCGATCTGCCGCTACCTTGACGACAACAGTTGCTCCGCCCTCATTATCCTCGGCTTCGTGATGATGTCACCACTCGTCGTGGTCGCCGCTGCCACCTTCTGCGGCCTGGCACACAGACTCCGCCtcttccagctgtttcagcCAATGGCGCGCGCTCGGCACCGTGGAGGAGGTTTGGTTTGGGCCTGGGATGAAGACCTGCGAGCCTGGGTGTGA
- the tmco4 gene encoding transmembrane and coiled-coil domain-containing protein 4 has protein sequence MNTAGGTDTGTGSSTESDGPTPDGRDITVSEAVIGRQLSEPGRFAYAGLCGVSLGQLFSGPEHRCFREQYLEGLVSWLGLDESVMPVMGAFLAGLGFEGSDTFLSILQGEPLLCSGSTPIIQDLVSFSVKDGQYDARARVLIRHVGCLLRVSPQELEEFEETLGERLREGGEESEEESSRRRRKERGRKLRRYLLIGLATVGGGTVIGVTGGLAAPLVAAGAGAVLGAGGAAALGSAAGIAIMASLFGAAGAGLAGYKMKKRVGAIEEFEFLPLSSGKRLRVTVAVTGWLCGGKYSSVQAPWSSLGACGEQYCLVWESRFLRDLGSAMDSLLDGLVSIVAQEALKYTILSGIVTALTWPASILAVASVIDNPWGVCLSRSAEVGKHLAQVLRSRQQGERPVSLIGFSLGARVIYFCLQELANDTGSEGVVEDAILLGAPVDGSPKQWERMSKVVAGKIVNGYCRGDWLLGFLYRGSSAQLCVAGLQPISLDDQRMINVDLSSVVNGHLDYMRQMETILIAVGVPTRERARVPTVAPPECTEEGRDPGQDQSVEGGGVSQDERVEPGDKGGGGGGGVAEGEPVCDTDRSVIARLGEESRQGDEKEGAKEGCAADGWDIPDISDLLDSLNDVDIPSQHCLLGSSVDGPEQNVISKNVGLILEPRCGAEGVDTTHWDWDTTNWTTEHSCTETGNGQPGCSSSSGQQVAVSLQSVQETDSDTTLSSSHRSGSAEQNVKRSKDNNNVY, from the exons ATGAACACAGCCGGAGGAACCGATACGGGTACAGGGTCATCGACAG AAAGTGACGGGCCAACGCCAGATGGGCGGGACATAACGGTTTCTGAGGCAGTGATTGGCAGGCAGCTCAGCGAACCGGGTCGCTTTGCCTACGCTGGACTGTGTGGGGTGTCCTTGGGTCAGCTGTTCTCAGGCCCGGAGCACAG ATGCTTTCGGGAGCAGTACCTGGAGGGGCTTGTGAGCTGGCTGGGTCTGGACGAGTCCGTAATGCCAGTCATGGGAGCGTTCCTGGCGGGATTGGGGTTCGAGGGAAGTGACACGTTCCTCTCCATCCTGCAGGGGGAGCCTCTGTTGTGCTCAGGGTCTACGCCCATCATACAG GACCTGGTTTCCTTCTCCGTCAAAGACG GTCAGTACGACGCCCGGGCCCGGGTCCTCATCCGGCACGTCGGCTGCCTGCTGCGCGTGTCTCCCCAAGAGCTGGAGGAGTTTGAGGAGACGctgggagagaggctgagagagggaggagaggagagcga AGAGGAGTCCTCTCGCCGACGCAGGAAGGAAAGGGGCAGGAAATTGCGTCGGTACCTGCTGATTGGTCTGGCCACCGTGGGTGGGGGCACCGTGATTG gagTGACGGGGGGGCTGGCGGCGCCCCTGGTTGCCGCGGGCGCGGGGGCGGTCCTGGGAGCCGGCGGGGCGGCAGCTCTGGGTTCTGCTGCGGGCATCGCCATCATGGCCTCCCTGTTTGGGGCGGCAGGGGCGGGGCTAGCCG gctATAAGATGAAGAAGCGGGTGGGCGCGATCGAGGAGTTTGAGTTCCTGCCGCTGAGCTCGGGGAAGCGGCTCCGCGTGACGGTGGCTGTGACAGGCTGGCTGTGCGGCGGGAAATACA GTTCGGTCCAGGCCCCCTGGAGCAGTCTGGGGGCGTGTGGGGAGCAGTACTGCCTGGTGTGGGAGTCTCGTTTCCTGCGGGACCTGGGGTCGGCGATGGACTCCCTGCTGGACGGACTGGTCAGCATCGTGGCCCAGGAGGCACTGAAGTACACCATACTGTCAG GCATCGTCACAGCGCTGACATGGCCCGCCTCCATCCTGGCAGTGGCCAGTGTGATCGATAACCCCTGGGGGGTGTGTCTCAGCCGCTCTGCAGAGGTGGGAAAGCACCTGGCACAGGTGTTACGGAGCCGGCAGCAG GGGGAGCGTCCGGTCAGCCTGATTGGTTTCAGTCTTGGAGCGAGAGTCATCTACTTCTGCCTGCAGGAACTCGCCAATGATACAG gcAGTGAAGGTGTGGTGGAGGATGCCATCCTGCTGGGGGCCCCAGTCGATGGGTCGCCCAAGCAGTGGGAGAGAATGTCCAAAGTCGTGGCTGGAAAGATTGTCAATGGATACTGcag AGGGGATTGGCTGCTGGGATTCCTCTACCGGGGGTCATCAGCCCAGCTGTGTGTTGCTGgacttcagccaatcagcttggACGATCAGCGTATGATTAACGTGGATCTGTCCTCAGTG GTCAACGGCCATCTCGATTACATGCGTCAGATGGAGACCATCCTCATCGCCGTGGGAGTGCCGACGCGGGAGAGGGCCAGAGTCCCGACTGTCGCGCCTCCGGAGTGTACGGAGGAGGGGCGAGACCCTGGGCAGGACCAATCGGTAGAAGGGGGCGGGGTTTCCcaggatgagagggtggagcCTGGAGAcaaaggagggggagggggagggggagtggctGAAGGGGAGCCAGTGTGTGACACGGACAGGAGTGTCATCGCCCGTCTCGGGGAGGAGTCAAGGCAGGGGGACGAAAAGGAAGGAGCAAAAGAGGGGTGCGCAGCTGACGGTTGGGATATTCCGGACATTTCCGATCTGTTGGATTCCCTGAATGATGTAGACATTCCATCGCAGCACTGCCTTCTGGGTAGTTCAGTGGATGGGCCTGAGCAGAACGTCATTTCCAAAAACGTGGGCTTAATCCTGGAGCCCCGGTGTGGAGCAGAGGGGGTGGACACAACGCACTGGGACTGGGACACAACGAACTGGACCACTGAGCACTCTTGCACAGAAACTGGGAATGGGCAACCTGGCTGCAGTTCCTCCTCAGGCCAACAGGTGGCAGTGTCACTACAGTCAGTTCAGGAGACGGACTCTGACACAACACTATCAAGTTCCCACCGTAGTGGGTCAGctgaacaaaatgtaaaaaggtCCAAGGACAATAATAACGTTTATTAG